The nucleotide window CTGAATTCTCCCTGAATTCGATCATGCAGACGCCGGACACCCCCTTCCAAATGATAACGCATGACATCACTGCAGCGTTCGCGCTGACGTTTTTCCACAATTTCCACAATTTTTTCATGCTCCTGAAGCAGCTCATTCATTGAGAAGTTCGCTTTTACATCCAGCATTCTAAACCGTGAATAATGGACTTTCATCTGATTGATGATCTGCCACATCGCCCGTTGTCCTGCAATGGCGAAAATATGCTCATGAAATTCGCTGTCTAAAGCATAAAATTCATCCGGTGTTCGCTGTTCGGCAATGGCTTGACGCTGATCTTGCAAATCATGCTTCAACTGCTGAAGCTGAGCCGAAGATCTACGCTCGATCCCATCTTTAAGGATTTGAATCTCTACGATAGTCCGCATATTGATCGTCGCCATGACCAGTTCCATATCAATCAAGGACACCTTGGTTCCCCGCTGCGGCAAAACTTCCAGCAGACCATCATTACACAGTCGCAGAAACACGTCCCGTACAGGTGTCCTGGACACCTGAAAACGCCGAGAGATTTCATTCTCACTAATCAAAGCCCCCGGTTCAATTTTGAGGTCGATGATCTCTTCCTTCAACTGATTATAAATTTCCAATTTATCCATCCCACATCCCCCTCATACAGTTAGTATACAAGGTGTACGCAGCGGATTCAAGTTTCATTTTTTACCCCCTTCTTCCAGAGAAGTTCTCACAGTTTCTTCTGATCATGATATAATGCTTGCGATAAGGAGGACAAATTATGAAGTTTTTAGTCATTTCAGACATTCACGGTTCTGCCGCATACATGAAAAAAGCACTTGAAGCCTATGTTTTGCATAAACCCGATCACATCCTGCTGCTGGGGGATATTCTCTATCATGGCCCTCGCAATCCGCTACCGCCTGATTATAATCCCCAGGAAGTGGTTGCGATGCTGAATCCTCTGGCTGATAAAATCACAGCTGTCCGCGGCAACTGTGACGCTGAAGTTGATCAAATGCTCCTGAATTTTGATATTCTGCGTGACTGTGCGACGATTTTTTTAGGCGGACGGCGAATTACGGCAACGCATGGTCACCTGTTTCCGCTTGATCCGCCGCCGCACAGCTTCCCCGGTGATATCTATTTATATGGTCATATCCATATTCCAGTAATCCGCCAGGAAAACGGAATCACACTGCTCAATCCCGGCTCAATCACGCTGCCTAAGCAGAACAGTCCGCATACCTATGGCTTGCTGGATGAAAATGGATTTACCATTATGACCGAAAATCACGAAGTCTATCAGTCCCTTGCTTTTTGAAACATAAAATAAATCGTTGATTTTAACTCTCTGAATAATTGCTGATTAATCCTGGATTTTCCTAGTCTCCTTCGGCTTGGGAAATCCTTTTTTATTCTCATCGATCAGCAGACAAAGAACTGCCGTCCATTGATTCTCAGTTTCCTTTAAGGTCATTTTTAAAATTGCCCCCTGATTCATCAAATGCCGGTGGGCAACGGGAGCAATATAGTAAATCGGCTGATTTATCGAGCTCAAAATCAGCTGGTTTTCACGAATCTCCATCTCACTCCTTTTCCATTGACAACTGGGCAATGTGCGCCGAATACGATCCTGATCCTTATCGGATCCAGAACGCATTCGCTGCGCCTGTTTCCATACTTGCTGAAGCATTGCTGTGGGCAGCGACTGATAAATATCCGGCAGCGGCGCATCTTCAATCTGCTGCGGATGATGGATCATCGCAGCAAATAATTCTTCGCGAAGCTGCGCGGCACTATGACTTAATGCACAAAGTTGGCGGCGTTGGACCAATGTCGGGAAGCATGTAATTTTTACGTTCATAATCATGAGCTCAATTCCTCCTCACTATTACTATTGCGCTTTTTTTACAAATGTCCCGCTGATTTCAGTTTTTTTATCTCCCAGTTGAGTCCCAAATTGTTTCATTACTATCACTTAGGCACCATTTTGGGCGTCATGATAATAAGTGCGCTTCATTACAAACCTGCTGCAGAATTGAACTCAAATAGAAAAAAACCTTCCGCATTTTAAACTGCTTTCGGAAGGTTCACTTTTTTATTTTTCCTGCATCAACCGATCCAGCCGCGGATTTGCGACTTCTCGGATTCGGCCATTTTCGATATAAACTTTTGCTAAACGGTCGCTCAATAAAGTCAAAACCTCATAGGGAATCGTACCTAATTCCTGTGCCACCTGTTCCAGCGGGATATGTGGGCCGATCAGCTCAACCTTTGTCCCTACAGGAAAAGCATGCGGAAGCCGGATCATCGCCTGATCCATACAAATCCGTCCTACAAATTCCCCGGTTTCTCCTTCAATCCAACAACTGCGCCCCTGATGCCGGCGGATCCAGCCATCGGCATAACCTATCGGCAGTGTTCCGATCCATTCTTCCCCCTGCGTTGTATAGGTTGCTCCATATCCAATCGGCTGTCCAGCTTTTAATTGTTTTACATAGATCAAGCGGCTGTATAAGCTGATACACGGCTTGAGTTCAGTTAAATAAGAAGTCACGCCAAACATGGCCAGTCCGCAGCGGACCGCATTGCCTGGAGCTTTAGGATAATGCACTGCTGCATCGGAGTTACAGCTATGCACCCAGCGAAAAGGCGTCTTCAGCGCATCTACAACCGCCTCAAATCGTGCTGACTGATCCTCGGTCATTTGATTATCCGGATTATCCGAACACGCAAAATGGGTAAATATCCCTTCTACGTCAGCACCGTTGGCTTTTAACAAGGACAACATTGCCTGCAGCTCCGCTACCTTCTCCGTACCAATCCGATGCATGCCGGTATCCACTTTTAAATGCACTTTCAGTCCTTTTATCGGCACCTGAATCAATTCTTTAACCCACTCCAGCGACACCGCCGGTACAGTTAAATCATACTGCAGCAGCAATTCTGCCTGAGCCGGATCCACGACCCCCAAAATCAAAATCGGTGCAGTGATTTCCTGATACCGCAAAGCCAAGGCCTCGTCCAAACTCGAAACTGCCAACATGGTAGCCCCGCCAGCCAATGCAGCCCGCGCCACAGATGCATCCCCTGCACCATAGCCGTTGGCTTTGATCACCGCAATAAATTGCCGGTTTGTCTGTGACCGAAGCCACTGCACATTTTCTTTGATCTGATCCAGGTCAACCTGAACCCAGCTTTCCCGATAAAACATGACCTTCCTTCTTTCTACTTGACTTTCATCGCTTATACAAAGCGAGAAGTCGTATATGCCAGATAAATCCCGCCAATCCGGAACATCAGCGATAACAAACCATTGATGCTTGTTCCGATCAAACTTTGCAGCGTAATTCTAAAGGCCATCATGAAAAATTGAAATCCCATCGTGAATACACCGAAACCAAAATAGGCGATCATATCGCCAAATAAGAAGCAAAACACAGCCAGCACTGCTGCTAATACGGAAAACCGCACCTGTACCCCACGTCCATATTTACGAATTACGGTTCCGATTGCATAGCCAAATGCCAGATAGACCACCGAAAATTCAAACATTAAAAACTGCGAAATCAAGCCATACAGAATCGTCAGTCCAATCGTTGCCCCTACTCCATATCCAACCGCCCGAATAAACCGCTCATTGCGGGTAAGGGCTTGTTTATTGTAAATTTTAAGCATACGTCCGCCTCCTGAATACTCCCAGTATAGCACAATCGATATTAAAAGAGAACGGCCGATCCGCAGACAGAATCTTACAAATCATTAACATCAATATTCACTCTCTGCCCGTAAAAAGTCAAGAAACACAGAATTTAGAAACCGTTTTCTTTACTTTTTCTGCATCTCAGGGTATCATTTTTTTAAATGAGTAAAGGAGGTTTCACCTTGTTATCAAATACGCAGAATCAAGCTTTATATGAATTGCAAAAAGAGCTTTGGGGTTATGCCGAACCCGGCTTTTTAGAACACCGCTCTGCCGCAGCAATGAGTAAGTTCTTACGTCAAGAAGGCTTCACGGTTACGGAAGGCATTTGCGGTATGGAAACCGCATTTGTTGGAGTCTGGGGCAGCGGTCATCCGGTGATCTGTCTGTTGGCTGAGTTCGATGCCCTCTACGGATTAAGTCAGGAAGCGGATGTTTCCGAATATAAACCGATTGAAGGCGTGGCTACCGGACACGGCTGCGGACATCACCTTTTGGGTACAGGCTCGATCGCCGCCGCCATGATGGTTAAAGACTATTTAGAAAAAAACAAACTGTCAGGCACCATCAAGATGGTCGGCTGTCCCGCAGAGGAAAGCGGCAGCGGCAAAGCCTATCTTGCCCGCGACGGCTTCTTTGATGACGCAGATGCCGCCATTACGTGGCACCCATCTACACTGAATGTTGTCTCTTCGGGTTCCAATCAATCCTGTATTCAATGCTATTTCCGTTTCCATGGCGTTTCCAGCCATGCCGCCGGCAATCCGGAAGCTGGGCGCAGTGCGCTGGACGCCGTGGAACTGATGAGTGTGGGTGTCAATTATCTGCGCGAACACATGGATTCCAAAGAACGTGTACATTACGCTTATACGAATGCTGGAGGTATTTCTCCCAACGTTGTTCAGGCCGAAGCGGAAGTCAAATATCTCGTTCGTTCCACGACCAATCCTAAATGCCAAAAATTATACGAACGGGTGATCAACATCGCAAAAGGTGCTGCCATGATGACCGGTACAACCTGTGATGTCATCTTTGATGAAGGACTTAGCAACGTCATCCCTAATTTTACACTTGAGCAAGTACTGGAAGACGCTTTCTTTAAAGTTGGAGTCCCGGCCTATACTGAAGCCGAACGGGCGTATGCCAAACAGTTCCGTGATACCTATCCGCTGGAACCGGAGAGCGAAGTCACCGCGGTCATCGCGGAGCCTAAAACACTGATCACCAACATACAAAACAGTGATATCTGTGATATCGTTCTGCGCCACCGCTGCGTTGATGAATGCTCAATGGGATCGACCGATGTCGGAGATGTCAGTTGGGTTGTCCCAACAGCTCAAATCAATACCGCTTGTTACAGTTATGGAGCCGGTGGTCATACATGGCAATGGGTCGCTCAAGGCAAATCCACGCTCGCCTACAAAGGCATGATGCTGGCGGCCGAAGTTATGGCTGAGGCTGTGGAAGCCTGCTTTGAACATCCGGAAATTATTGAAAAAGCCAAGGCAGAATTTGAAGAACGTCTGGCAGGACAGACCTATGAATGCTTGATTCCGAAAGACGTTAAACCCCATATTATTCAATAATGTTAAATACGTAGGCTAGTGAGAAAATCGCATCCGCCTCTATTCCAGACAAACTAAATCTTCATATATATGAAAAAGAATGAACTGATCGTAAATCCGCAGATCACACTGTTCATTCTTTTTTGTTTAGTGATGCAATTAAATCAAATAAATTCAGCTTATTTTAGAAAGTCATTTCGCTTAGAAAAATTCTTAAGGGTCTGACTGGAAAAGAATGCGACTCAAAATCTGAGATTCTGTCTCATCGCTTCTGTTACTAAGTTTCTTTAGGCATAAGAGTAGATTTTGACGCCTCAAACCTAAATCAGCACGCGCAAGCCTGTAAAAATTCAGGATTAAACAAATCGGTGTCTGTTTCTGCATCGTATACACAATGCCCTTCGCTGAACGTTTTCAACACTTGATAATCTTCGTCAATAATAATAAAGTCAGCATCCATGCCCGCTGCCAGCCTACCCTTATGGGTTGCACCATAGACTAAAGCCGGATTGCGCGAACTCATTTTTACGATTTCCGTCAGCGGCAAATGCAAATTTTCAGCTAAATTACGAATTCCTCGAATAACCGGCAAAGTAGATCCACACAAACGTCCTGTATCCGATAAGCAATACCCTTGCTCATCGATATTGACGTCGAACATTCCGGACAGATGATAGCGTCCGATCGGCGCCCCTGCCATCGGCACATTATCAGAAACCATCATAAAACGATCATACGGATTCTTTTTTACCCGCAGCATCAGCTCGATCATCTCATTGGCAACATGCAGCCCGTCGCAGATCAATTCATTATAAACCTCATCATTGAGCAGGCAGGCGCCTAAGCCTCCCATTCGACGATGATGAATACCTTCCATTACATTTGCGGTATGTGTAGTAACGGTGATCCCCCAATCAAAAGAAGTCAGCGCCTCCTGATACAAGGCATTGCTGTGGGCAAACGCACAACGAACCCCCTGCGAACTCAGCAATTCAATCGCAGCTTTCGCACCCGGCAGTTCCGGCGCAATGGCAACCAGCTTCAACATTCCCTGCGCCGTATCAATCATATCCTGAACATGCTGTAAATCGATATCCGGATGTCCGGTATCAATCCCCTTTTCTCCAACACGATTCAAATAAGGCCCTTCACTATGAATACCGATCGGCTTCGCACCATCAATCGGTCCTTGGGCCACCTTCACGATCGCTTCAAACAAGCTGAAATCCGCTGTCGGCAGACAGGCAGTGACACCTTGTGAGGCTAAACCTTTTAAGTAACCACGAACTACGGCTTCAGGATTTTCCTGTTCTCCCATTAAGCCATATCCCATTGTACCATGATTGTGCGTGTCGATAATTCCCGGCAGAATCCGATGATCTTCAGCATCAATATCAATGGCTACTCTAGCCGTAGGCGGTAAAATTTCTACGATCCGGCCTTCATCAATGTTTAAAATACCGCTGATCATTCCCTGATCTGTAATTATACGATTAGATTTTACAAACATGAACATTCCTCCTTTAAATCACGATAAGTAATTAATTCGATCTGATGCTCTTTCAGAAAAGCTTTTACTTTGGGACTGGTCGCCATGGCTAAATCTTTCATACGAATCATGGTGTAGGTCGTTTCTTTCATCAGATCTTCCTCCACAAATCCGCAATGACAGATAAAATAACCAATTTCATGCTGCAATGAAGCTTGCAAAGCTTGGAGAAAATGCTGCTCCACATCCGTTTTTAACTGATCTTCGATCGGAAAAGGCTTCGGTGTCCATGTGCAGGGAATCATCGATACAGCGTTACTGTTCATGACATCCAGGGTCATCAGAATATTATATTTTTCCGCAATGACTCGCGCTGCCTTTTGTGTATTCGGAGTTGCCATCGAATGGCCATGAAAATACTCTGGTTTACGGCCCATCAATTCAATAAACCGTTTGACCTGATTTTCAGTTTCCAACAAGACCTCTTCATAATTATAGGGATCTTGCTCAAAACACAGACACATTCCCTGCCGTCCGATCACCTTGCCCTCGCGCATACGCTGAACTGAAGGCACAAAGTGTCCATCAGAATTGACCAATGATGGGACTTCAGCAGGATCGCTGATCGGCTTTCCTGCAACCAGATTGATATCAATCCCTACGCAGACTTCGGCACAATCCCGAATTTTTTCAGCAGCCCGCGCAGAACTGGGCATGTTCACAAATAAACCTGTATTGCGAATAATCCCCTGATGAATCCCTTTCAGAATTCCATCCGCCACAGCATCCGTTAAACCATAATCATCACTCTGAAATAATAATTTTTTCATCTTCCATTTATCCTGCCTTTCAATATTTCCAAAATACGCTCCAGTCGTGGGATATCGATCTGACAATCTCGGTTGGAACGTGTATGCCGCACAACAAACTGATGCTTATCAATGGATCCGGACGCTAAAAGCACACTGCGGTCAAAAAAGCGCAGACCATTATCAGGATTCTCATAAATCTTATCAATCCAATCTTCCGCTTTCCAGCCAGAAACGTCAACCCCTTTTTTGTGCGCACAGACCATTTTCTCCCCATAAGCCAAACAATCGAGTAAAATAACTTCCGCCTGCGATGGACAATGCTCTTTTAAGAGCTTCAATCCTTCATAAGAACTGCAGCATTGATCTACCAACACAAATGCGGTTGTTGTGGAAGAGGAACACTCCTGAATCAATCGAAGTACTAATGCCACGGAAGCACTGTTGCGGTTAAAATTCATGCGGTTGCCGCGATTATAGAGCAGGCTGATACCGATACAAGCTGTCAAAATAGCAAGAATCACCATGGCTATTTTCATCGCTAAGCTTAATGACTTCAAGGAATAAACAGCAAAGGCAGCTATGAAAAAACAAACCGCTGCCAATCCCCATTCCAACGCTAAATTCCAGCCCTCTGCCTGCGTATTCTTGCGCGGATTCAGTGGATAATACCGAATCGGCAGATGCGCCTTAACCGGCGTGTCATAAGCGCAGGCAATAACCGTCTTCGCGTGAGCAAGATCGCCAATCACCAGATTGCAGACATGCAGCAGACGGGAATGCTGAGTCTGGAATTCCGTTTTCCAGCCTGCCTGCCGGCACTGCCGGCACATCTCCGCTAAAAAAACCTCTTTTTGTTTTCGCGTATAACGACGTGCCAACGTCACGCCGACCAACATCATTTCATCTTTCATGCGTTACCTCCGAAGGGAAAACAGGCTATGAAGCTCAGTCCTCCATAGCCTAAACTAAACTCTAATTTTTAGAAAATTCTGAAGAAAGCACCAACTAAAGCAAATACGAAGATGCCTAGAATCAGCTGTGTCGGACGAGCTCCCTTTTTAATCAGACGGACTAAGGTAAATAACAAGACTACACCTAACAGCCCCGGGAAGATGGAATTCAGAACATCCCCAATAACAACGGATGTCTGCCCCACATTCAACGTCCAATTTAATGGAACACTAACCATCTGCGCCGTCATGGCACCAACCATGATCAAGCCAAGAACGGAAGCCGCCTTGGTCAAGGCTCCCATCAGTCCGGAAGAGAAGACCATGTCGATGAAAGAGGTGCCATAAATATAACCCCAGTTCACAAAGAAATACTTAACAATCGACTGCGTGACCCCATAAAGCAGGATGAAGATCAAAGTTCCTAATATCGAACCTTCCGCACACAAGCCAATACCAATCCCCGCCGCAATGATTCGCAGGCAGTTAAAGAACAAGCTGTCAAACATTCCCGCTGTCGGACCCATCAGAGCAGCTTTGATACTTTCAATCGTTTGACCATCGATTGAGTTTT belongs to Holdemania massiliensis and includes:
- a CDS encoding GntR family transcriptional regulator; the encoded protein is MDKLEIYNQLKEEIIDLKIEPGALISENEISRRFQVSRTPVRDVFLRLCNDGLLEVLPQRGTKVSLIDMELVMATINMRTIVEIQILKDGIERRSSAQLQQLKHDLQDQRQAIAEQRTPDEFYALDSEFHEHIFAIAGQRAMWQIINQMKVHYSRFRMLDVKANFSMNELLQEHEKIVEIVEKRQRERCSDVMRYHLEGGVRRLHDRIQGEFSSYFKLPEDQTELN
- the yfcE gene encoding phosphodiesterase, with the protein product MKFLVISDIHGSAAYMKKALEAYVLHKPDHILLLGDILYHGPRNPLPPDYNPQEVVAMLNPLADKITAVRGNCDAEVDQMLLNFDILRDCATIFLGGRRITATHGHLFPLDPPPHSFPGDIYLYGHIHIPVIRQENGITLLNPGSITLPKQNSPHTYGLLDENGFTIMTENHEVYQSLAF
- the alr gene encoding alanine racemase yields the protein MFYRESWVQVDLDQIKENVQWLRSQTNRQFIAVIKANGYGAGDASVARAALAGGATMLAVSSLDEALALRYQEITAPILILGVVDPAQAELLLQYDLTVPAVSLEWVKELIQVPIKGLKVHLKVDTGMHRIGTEKVAELQAMLSLLKANGADVEGIFTHFACSDNPDNQMTEDQSARFEAVVDALKTPFRWVHSCNSDAAVHYPKAPGNAVRCGLAMFGVTSYLTELKPCISLYSRLIYVKQLKAGQPIGYGATYTTQGEEWIGTLPIGYADGWIRRHQGRSCWIEGETGEFVGRICMDQAMIRLPHAFPVGTKVELIGPHIPLEQVAQELGTIPYEVLTLLSDRLAKVYIENGRIREVANPRLDRLMQEK
- a CDS encoding M20 family metallopeptidase, producing MLSNTQNQALYELQKELWGYAEPGFLEHRSAAAMSKFLRQEGFTVTEGICGMETAFVGVWGSGHPVICLLAEFDALYGLSQEADVSEYKPIEGVATGHGCGHHLLGTGSIAAAMMVKDYLEKNKLSGTIKMVGCPAEESGSGKAYLARDGFFDDADAAITWHPSTLNVVSSGSNQSCIQCYFRFHGVSSHAAGNPEAGRSALDAVELMSVGVNYLREHMDSKERVHYAYTNAGGISPNVVQAEAEVKYLVRSTTNPKCQKLYERVINIAKGAAMMTGTTCDVIFDEGLSNVIPNFTLEQVLEDAFFKVGVPAYTEAERAYAKQFRDTYPLEPESEVTAVIAEPKTLITNIQNSDICDIVLRHRCVDECSMGSTDVGDVSWVVPTAQINTACYSYGAGGHTWQWVAQGKSTLAYKGMMLAAEVMAEAVEACFEHPEIIEKAKAEFEERLAGQTYECLIPKDVKPHIIQ
- a CDS encoding N-acetylglucosamine-6-phosphate deacetylase, producing MFVKSNRIITDQGMISGILNIDEGRIVEILPPTARVAIDIDAEDHRILPGIIDTHNHGTMGYGLMGEQENPEAVVRGYLKGLASQGVTACLPTADFSLFEAIVKVAQGPIDGAKPIGIHSEGPYLNRVGEKGIDTGHPDIDLQHVQDMIDTAQGMLKLVAIAPELPGAKAAIELLSSQGVRCAFAHSNALYQEALTSFDWGITVTTHTANVMEGIHHRRMGGLGACLLNDEVYNELICDGLHVANEMIELMLRVKKNPYDRFMMVSDNVPMAGAPIGRYHLSGMFDVNIDEQGYCLSDTGRLCGSTLPVIRGIRNLAENLHLPLTEIVKMSSRNPALVYGATHKGRLAAGMDADFIIIDEDYQVLKTFSEGHCVYDAETDTDLFNPEFLQACAC
- a CDS encoding ChbG/HpnK family deacetylase, with the translated sequence MKKLLFQSDDYGLTDAVADGILKGIHQGIIRNTGLFVNMPSSARAAEKIRDCAEVCVGIDINLVAGKPISDPAEVPSLVNSDGHFVPSVQRMREGKVIGRQGMCLCFEQDPYNYEEVLLETENQVKRFIELMGRKPEYFHGHSMATPNTQKAARVIAEKYNILMTLDVMNSNAVSMIPCTWTPKPFPIEDQLKTDVEQHFLQALQASLQHEIGYFICHCGFVEEDLMKETTYTMIRMKDLAMATSPKVKAFLKEHQIELITYRDLKEECSCL
- a CDS encoding PTS system mannose/fructose/sorbose family transporter subunit IID; this encodes MEKKVLTPEEKKILKSMFLRSHLVFTSFNMVKMEANGFTITMAPAIESIYKDDMEGKREAYLRHQNFFNTHAVPFSFIAGLAYAMEKEHKEKNSIDGQTIESIKAALMGPTAGMFDSLFFNCLRIIAAGIGIGLCAEGSILGTLIFILLYGVTQSIVKYFFVNWGYIYGTSFIDMVFSSGLMGALTKAASVLGLIMVGAMTAQMVSVPLNWTLNVGQTSVVIGDVLNSIFPGLLGVVLLFTLVRLIKKGARPTQLILGIFVFALVGAFFRIF